Within Candidatus Thorarchaeota archaeon, the genomic segment ATCTCATTTCGACTATTATCGGCTGGCCAAGAAGTATGAGGCTACTGGTCGGTATAAGGAGGCCATTGAGGCCTACAAGAAGGCTATTGAAAAGAAAAAGGACTATGCTCATGCATGGTATTACAAGGCCCTGTTGCACCACAGACTCAGGCAGTACAATGATGCCAAGTGCTGTGCAGAGACCGTACTAAGACTCCAACCAAGCTGGAACGAACATGTTCGAAAGATCCTTGCGGACTGTGAAGCGCACATACGTTAATCCTATTCACGATGATCTCAACTGTTTCTTAATTCAAGGCCATGTCAGTGAGCGTTAGGTCTCATAGGTCTATTTTTTTAATCCTGCCTTTTCGAGG encodes:
- a CDS encoding tetratricopeptide repeat protein; its protein translation is MTEESLVSHFDYYRLAKKYEATGRYKEAIEAYKKAIEKKKDYAHAWYYKALLHHRLRQYNDAKCCAETVLRLQPSWNEHVRKILADCEAHIR